A region from the Papaver somniferum cultivar HN1 unplaced genomic scaffold, ASM357369v1 unplaced-scaffold_22, whole genome shotgun sequence genome encodes:
- the LOC113340476 gene encoding celestoxin-like: MATSISFLVMIMMTASMVVDARHLLANTGGLGDTTGGLLGNTNPGGLLGDKNTGGANLLGNSNTGGINVLGGSNTKGVNLLGNSNTGGANLLGDSNTGSLAALGNSNTGGVNGLVDSKIGGLPVPEVPVVGGALPTLPNLPVGGGTPLPNVGALPNLPNLPVGGVTPLPTLPNLPVVGGALPTLPNMPNLPVGGGTPLPNVGALPNLPNVPNVGALPNLPSVPNVGALPVGGTTLPVVGGIVGPHP; the protein is encoded by the exons ATGGCAACGAGCATTAGCTttcttgttatgataatgatgacAGCGTCAATGGTGGTCGACGCA AGGCATTTGCTAGCTAACACTGGTGGTCTCGGGGATACCACTGGTGGCTTGCTCGGGAATACCAACCCAGGTGGCTTGCTCGGTGACAAGAACACTGGCGGAGCAAACTTGCTCGGGAACAGCAACACAGGTGGTATAAATGTACTTGGAGGCAGCAATACAAAAGGTGTAAATCTATTGGGGAACAGCAATACTGGTGGTGCAAATCTACTTGGAGATAGCAACACGGGCTCCTTAGCTGCGCTTGGTAACAGCAACACGGGTGGTGTAAATGGGCTTGTGGACAGTAAAATAGGTGGCTTACCTGTACCTGAAGTGCCTGTGGTGGGTGGCGCATTGCCTACTTTGCCCAACCTACCTGTTGGAGGTGGCACACCTTTGCCTAATGTAGGTGCATTGCCAAATTTGCCCAACCTACctgttggaggtgtcacaccATTGCCTACTTTGCCCAACCTACCTGTGGTGGGTGGCGCATTGCCCACTTTGCCCAATATGCCCAACCTACCTGTTGGAGGTGGCACACCTTTGCCTAATGTAGGTGCATTGCCAAATTTGCCCAATGTGCCTAATGTAGGTGCATTGCCAAATTTGCCCAGTGTCCCTAATGTAGGTGCATTGCCGGTAGGTGGCACAACTTTACCCGTGGTAGGTGGCATAGTTGGGCCCCACCCATAA